In the Bacillus shivajii genome, one interval contains:
- a CDS encoding ABC transporter substrate-binding protein, whose amino-acid sequence MKFIKIGLLPLILFVGVLFMTACGSDEDLTEVSVAEVTRSIFYAPQYVAMSEGFFEEEGLDVDLTTTWGGDNTMVTLLSDGADIALVGAETSIYVYAQDSNDPAINFAQLTQTDGTFLVSREPVDDFSWDDLKGSTFLGQRVGGMPQMVGEYVLKENGIDPHNDLELIQNIDFGNIPSAFASGTGDYVQLFEPQATLFEQEGIGHIIDSFGTQSGNVPYTVYMAKESFIDKDAETIEKFTRALHRAQKWVHEQPADVVAESIADFFDDTPLDVIEQVVIRYRDQGSFAESPLLQEQAWYHLQAIMEEAGELPKEVSYDDLVNTEIPTKIMNE is encoded by the coding sequence ATGAAATTTATAAAAATAGGGTTACTTCCCTTAATACTTTTTGTCGGAGTTTTGTTTATGACAGCGTGCGGTTCTGATGAAGATTTGACAGAAGTAAGTGTTGCAGAAGTTACGCGCTCAATTTTTTACGCTCCGCAATACGTAGCGATGTCTGAAGGATTCTTTGAGGAAGAAGGACTTGATGTCGACCTTACAACAACGTGGGGCGGTGACAACACGATGGTCACATTATTGTCTGATGGTGCGGATATCGCACTAGTCGGTGCTGAAACATCGATTTATGTGTATGCACAAGATTCAAATGATCCGGCCATTAATTTTGCACAATTAACACAGACCGACGGTACATTTCTCGTCTCACGTGAACCAGTAGACGATTTTTCTTGGGATGACTTAAAAGGTAGCACATTCCTCGGTCAACGTGTTGGCGGAATGCCACAAATGGTTGGTGAATATGTGCTTAAAGAAAACGGAATTGATCCTCATAACGATCTAGAATTAATTCAAAACATTGACTTTGGGAACATACCGTCCGCCTTTGCATCAGGAACTGGTGATTATGTACAGCTTTTCGAACCACAGGCTACACTGTTTGAGCAAGAAGGAATTGGTCATATCATCGATTCATTTGGAACCCAATCTGGTAATGTCCCATATACTGTTTATATGGCGAAAGAGAGTTTTATAGATAAAGATGCGGAAACGATTGAAAAATTCACGCGTGCTTTACATCGTGCTCAGAAATGGGTACATGAGCAGCCAGCAGATGTCGTTGCTGAATCGATTGCAGATTTTTTTGACGATACACCATTAGATGTCATTGAGCAAGTTGTCATTCGTTACCGTGACCAAGGCTCATTTGCAGAGTCACCATTACTCCAAGAACAAGCTTGGTATCACCTTCAAGCCATTATGGAGGAAGCAGGAGAACTTCCAAAAGAAGTATCCTATGATGATTTAGTTAATACCGAAATCCCTACAAAAATAATGAATGAGTAA
- a CDS encoding ABC transporter ATP-binding protein, translated as MALLKLSNVGKTFFSKEAVTVAVKDVNFSVEKGEFVSLIGPSGCGKTTLLSLISGLSKPSDGTIELAGKVIDKPTPETGYMLQQDYLFPWLTIENNITLGLKTMKELTNEKKMHARFLLDQMGLVDKVKDYPNELSGGMRQRVALVRMLSTDPKLLLLDEPFSALDYQTKLKLEDLVFTTIKEQQKTAILVTHDIGEAIAMSDRVILLGHRPGTIVKTFETPEELKTRLPFEARNHPLFNKWFQDIWKELESLEQ; from the coding sequence ATGGCACTATTAAAACTTTCCAATGTCGGAAAGACCTTTTTTTCAAAAGAAGCCGTCACTGTGGCAGTAAAAGACGTTAATTTTTCCGTTGAAAAAGGGGAATTTGTTTCATTAATTGGACCTAGTGGGTGTGGCAAAACAACCCTCCTTTCCCTCATATCTGGATTATCTAAGCCATCGGATGGAACAATTGAACTTGCTGGAAAAGTGATCGATAAGCCAACACCTGAAACGGGTTACATGTTGCAACAAGATTATTTATTCCCGTGGCTGACAATTGAAAATAATATTACGCTCGGTTTAAAAACGATGAAGGAACTGACAAATGAGAAGAAAATGCACGCTCGGTTCCTATTAGATCAAATGGGATTAGTTGATAAAGTCAAGGATTATCCAAATGAGTTATCAGGCGGAATGAGGCAGAGAGTCGCCCTCGTTAGAATGCTTTCAACTGATCCGAAACTCCTTTTATTAGATGAGCCATTTTCAGCGTTGGATTACCAAACGAAACTGAAACTTGAAGATCTCGTTTTCACGACGATTAAAGAGCAGCAAAAAACAGCAATCTTAGTCACCCATGATATCGGTGAAGCCATTGCAATGAGTGATCGTGTCATTTTATTAGGTCATAGACCAGGTACCATCGTAAAAACCTTCGAGACCCCTGAAGAATTAAAAACGAGACTCCCTTTTGAAGCTCGAAATCACCCGCTTTTCAACAAGTGGTTCCAAGACATTTGGAAGGAGCTGGAGTCCCTTGAACAATAA
- a CDS encoding ABC transporter permease — protein MHEAHIRRQKKEKRLIRFTQISILILFFSFWEIAASQRWVDPLLFSSPSRVWDLFLTRIQDGSLFNHIGITLFETVLGFLLGTFLGTLFAAILWWSPFISRVADPYLVVLNSMPKVALGPILIVGLGPGFSSIIAMGALISVIITTIVVYNAFKNVDENYLKVIQSFGASKRQSFFSVIFPASYPTIISTLKVNVGLAWVGVIVGEFLVSKQGLGYMIIYGFQVFNFTMVMLSLIIIAILATIMYQLVELLERKLIPSHRK, from the coding sequence ATGCATGAGGCACATATTCGCCGGCAAAAAAAAGAAAAACGTCTCATTCGCTTTACACAAATTAGCATCCTCATCTTATTTTTCAGCTTTTGGGAAATTGCTGCATCACAACGTTGGGTTGACCCGTTACTTTTTAGTTCTCCCTCGAGAGTATGGGATTTGTTTTTAACTCGAATTCAAGATGGTAGCTTATTTAATCATATTGGAATTACGTTATTTGAAACCGTTCTTGGCTTTTTACTTGGAACGTTTTTAGGAACGTTATTTGCCGCAATTTTATGGTGGTCACCATTCATTTCTAGAGTTGCTGACCCATATCTCGTCGTGTTGAATTCGATGCCAAAAGTGGCTCTTGGGCCAATTTTGATCGTTGGACTCGGACCAGGATTTAGCTCCATCATTGCGATGGGGGCCCTTATCTCGGTCATTATTACGACGATCGTTGTCTACAACGCCTTTAAAAATGTTGATGAAAATTATTTAAAAGTCATTCAATCATTTGGTGCGAGCAAAAGACAGTCCTTCTTCTCTGTCATCTTTCCCGCATCGTACCCTACGATTATTTCAACATTAAAAGTTAACGTCGGTCTCGCTTGGGTAGGTGTCATCGTCGGTGAATTTCTCGTCTCAAAGCAAGGACTCGGGTATATGATCATTTATGGCTTTCAAGTGTTTAACTTCACGATGGTTATGCTATCACTCATAATCATCGCCATTCTTGCAACAATCATGTACCAACTCGTCGAACTACTCGAACGCAAACTCATCCCAAGCCACAGAAAATAA
- the ytkD gene encoding RNA deprotection pyrophosphohydrolase has translation MVLGLEYNFKDYYNNTVAFSTDDHPYSKTPKHVWVVSKYRGNWLLTIHPSRGLEFPGGKIEKGESAEEAAKREVFEETGGTVKELYYIGQYKVDGKKETVIKNVYFAIIDNLITKNNYFETKGPKILKRLPKDIRSNHEYSFIMKDDVLPNSLQEIERRNFLITSD, from the coding sequence ATGGTCCTGGGACTAGAATATAATTTCAAAGATTATTACAACAATACAGTAGCATTCTCGACTGATGACCATCCATACTCAAAAACTCCGAAACATGTTTGGGTCGTGAGTAAATATCGTGGGAACTGGTTATTAACGATTCACCCGTCACGAGGACTTGAGTTTCCAGGAGGTAAGATCGAGAAAGGAGAATCAGCAGAAGAAGCGGCAAAACGAGAAGTATTTGAAGAAACAGGTGGTACTGTAAAAGAGCTTTATTATATCGGTCAATATAAAGTCGATGGTAAAAAAGAAACGGTGATAAAAAATGTGTACTTTGCAATCATCGATAATCTCATTACGAAAAATAATTATTTCGAAACGAAAGGGCCGAAAATTTTAAAAAGGTTACCTAAAGATATTCGTTCCAACCATGAATATAGCTTTATTATGAAAGACGATGTGTTGCCAAACAGTTTACAAGAAATTGAACGCCGAAACTTCCTCATCACAAGCGATTAG
- a CDS encoding homoserine dehydrogenase, translating to MSGQPFKLAIIGFGTVGEGVYRTLEHKSEKLKTILGESLTVPYIVVKNEEKKRDVRSETIVTSSLEEVMTADNLDAVIEATPDAQTGYPYVLELLKNGVSVVSANKELLAKHGEELEKTAQENNCHLLYEAAVAGGIPLLNTLRHTLKTNTIERFEGILNGTSNFILSKMREEGAPFDQALSEAQEKGFAETVPDKDVDGWDASFKTEILSRWIYGCSPIWENEVPVGIRSVRVDDLVLAHQLSGRIKHVASLRRIGEDVHASVKPSFVFNDHPLYSVEAENNGVHIEGSIVGSVMLQGPGAGKYPTASAVVEDAVNLLTNKHEGNQKESLEFYDHGFHSNETTVEAEAEGSLWFVTGGRKLENCLNYVGAEPLCSIARNGHKGATVVYEKIAKLVELQRLAKGTIQFYPVLGDKQEIVLKHLHGDVKNIVSF from the coding sequence ATGAGTGGTCAGCCGTTTAAACTTGCAATCATCGGATTTGGTACTGTTGGCGAAGGGGTGTATCGCACGTTAGAACATAAATCAGAAAAACTGAAGACGATTTTAGGTGAATCACTGACCGTTCCTTATATCGTTGTGAAGAATGAAGAGAAAAAGCGGGATGTACGTAGTGAAACGATCGTGACGAGCTCGCTTGAAGAAGTTATGACCGCTGACAACTTGGATGCTGTAATTGAAGCAACACCTGATGCTCAAACTGGTTATCCTTATGTTCTTGAACTACTAAAAAACGGTGTTTCTGTCGTTTCAGCAAATAAAGAGCTCCTAGCCAAACATGGAGAAGAACTGGAGAAAACAGCTCAAGAAAACAATTGCCATTTGCTTTACGAAGCAGCAGTAGCAGGAGGCATTCCATTATTAAATACGTTACGCCATACATTAAAAACGAATACAATTGAAAGATTTGAAGGAATCTTAAACGGAACTTCGAACTTTATTTTAAGTAAAATGCGAGAAGAAGGAGCACCATTTGACCAAGCGTTATCAGAAGCACAAGAAAAAGGATTTGCAGAAACTGTTCCTGATAAAGATGTTGACGGGTGGGATGCGTCATTTAAAACAGAGATTTTATCACGGTGGATTTACGGGTGTTCTCCAATTTGGGAGAATGAAGTGCCAGTAGGAATTCGCTCAGTACGTGTCGACGATCTCGTTCTTGCCCATCAATTAAGTGGACGAATCAAACATGTCGCTTCATTAAGAAGGATTGGTGAGGATGTTCATGCTTCGGTGAAACCGAGTTTTGTTTTTAACGATCATCCACTATACAGTGTGGAAGCTGAAAACAACGGTGTTCATATTGAAGGAAGTATTGTTGGATCAGTAATGCTACAAGGTCCTGGTGCGGGAAAATATCCAACGGCAAGCGCGGTTGTAGAAGATGCTGTTAATTTATTAACAAATAAGCATGAGGGGAACCAAAAAGAATCTTTAGAGTTTTATGATCACGGTTTTCATTCGAACGAAACTACAGTAGAAGCAGAAGCAGAGGGATCCCTTTGGTTTGTAACAGGTGGCCGAAAACTAGAAAACTGTCTAAATTATGTTGGAGCAGAACCACTTTGTTCGATTGCAAGAAACGGTCATAAAGGAGCAACGGTTGTTTATGAAAAAATAGCGAAGTTGGTAGAACTACAAAGGTTAGCGAAAGGGACGATTCAGTTTTATCCTGTATTAGGCGATAAACAAGAGATTGTATTGAAGCATTTGCATGGTGATGTAAAAAATATTGTCTCTTTTTAG
- the acsA gene encoding acetate--CoA ligase, which yields MTTKLERENVIFPQESRDHHLKNYENTAKNFHWEDAISELSKAPLGKWNAAYECIDRHVEEGHGEKEALLFTNGEIEDRFTFSEVKKITDQYAHVLKKQGVHVGDRVFIFLPKSPDCYFAILAAIKVGAIAGPLFEAFMEDAVRERMVDCDAQYLITDEELGKRVPANDIPSLIKTWTIDELREEGSNIETDEEPIVWLHKEAGMLIHYTSGSTGKPKGVLHAHRTISHHIITGKWVLDVHDDDVYWCTSHPGWVTGSIYGVFAPWLNRATVVIHGERFRAEEWYRLIERFGVTIWYSAPTAFRMLMSEGNVYKNYDLSSLRHLLSVGEPLNPEVIHWAYESFNVRIHDTWWMTETGGHLIVNFPSQKIKLGSMGRAFPGVTVAILDENNEPLPANEIGKLAIKAPWPGLMKEIWKNKEKYLSYFTDNGWYISGDTAYQDKEGYVFFHGRDDDLINTSGERVGPFEIESKLIEHEAVAEAGVIGKPDDVRGEIIKAFVTLREGYEDTSELLEDIRKYVKSELAAHAAPREIEVLEELPKTKISGKILRRQLKEKEIQKLPERTEGKII from the coding sequence ATGACAACAAAATTAGAAAGAGAGAATGTGATTTTCCCTCAAGAAAGCAGGGATCATCATTTAAAGAACTATGAAAACACAGCAAAAAACTTCCATTGGGAAGATGCGATATCCGAGTTAAGTAAGGCTCCACTAGGAAAGTGGAATGCTGCTTATGAATGTATTGACCGCCACGTAGAAGAAGGGCATGGAGAGAAAGAGGCACTTTTATTTACTAATGGAGAAATAGAGGATCGCTTTACTTTTTCTGAGGTGAAAAAAATAACCGATCAATATGCACATGTATTAAAAAAGCAAGGCGTCCATGTCGGAGATCGTGTTTTTATTTTTCTACCAAAGTCTCCTGACTGTTACTTTGCGATATTAGCAGCCATTAAAGTAGGTGCAATCGCCGGTCCGTTATTTGAAGCATTTATGGAAGATGCCGTCAGAGAGAGAATGGTCGATTGCGATGCACAATATTTAATTACTGATGAAGAATTAGGCAAAAGGGTACCTGCCAATGACATTCCATCACTGATTAAAACGTGGACGATTGATGAGTTGCGTGAAGAAGGGAGCAATATTGAGACAGACGAAGAACCGATTGTCTGGCTTCATAAAGAAGCGGGAATGCTCATTCATTATACGTCAGGTTCGACTGGGAAGCCAAAAGGTGTATTGCATGCTCACCGCACCATCTCCCATCACATCATCACTGGAAAATGGGTGTTAGATGTGCACGATGATGATGTGTATTGGTGTACATCGCACCCAGGTTGGGTAACAGGGAGTATTTACGGTGTATTTGCCCCATGGTTAAACCGCGCGACAGTTGTCATTCATGGGGAACGGTTTCGTGCAGAGGAGTGGTACCGACTCATTGAACGGTTTGGCGTAACGATCTGGTACAGTGCCCCAACTGCTTTTCGAATGCTCATGAGTGAAGGCAATGTATATAAAAACTATGACTTATCTTCTTTACGTCATTTACTAAGTGTGGGTGAACCGTTAAACCCTGAAGTGATTCACTGGGCATATGAATCGTTTAATGTGCGCATCCATGATACGTGGTGGATGACAGAAACAGGTGGCCATTTGATCGTTAACTTCCCGTCTCAAAAGATTAAACTAGGTTCGATGGGACGCGCTTTTCCAGGTGTGACAGTCGCAATATTAGATGAAAATAACGAACCGCTCCCTGCAAATGAAATCGGAAAGCTCGCTATAAAGGCACCATGGCCGGGACTTATGAAAGAAATTTGGAAAAATAAAGAAAAATATTTATCTTACTTTACGGATAATGGTTGGTACATTTCTGGTGATACCGCTTATCAAGATAAGGAAGGATATGTATTTTTTCACGGCCGAGATGATGATTTAATTAACACGTCAGGGGAAAGAGTCGGACCGTTTGAAATTGAAAGTAAATTGATTGAACACGAAGCAGTAGCCGAAGCTGGCGTGATCGGAAAACCTGATGACGTCCGTGGTGAAATTATTAAAGCATTCGTCACTTTGCGAGAAGGTTACGAGGATACTTCTGAGCTCCTAGAAGACATTCGTAAGTATGTAAAAAGTGAGCTTGCTGCTCATGCTGCTCCTAGAGAGATTGAGGTTCTCGAGGAACTTCCAAAAACAAAAATTAGCGGAAAAATATTACGTAGGCAATTAAAAGAAAAAGAAATTCAAAAGCTGCCCGAAAGAACGGAGGGGAAGATAATATGA
- a CDS encoding ABC transporter ATP-binding protein has product MSLSVENVSRSFKGDIAVTDVSFQAEKGEIVGLLGTSGCGKSTILRAISGLDTGYDGTIRIDGKKKRSVTKDLGIIFQEPRLMPWLTVLENVCFGLEGEKEAKKEKAIKLLKQVGLNGFEHYYPKQLSGGMAQRTAIARALVTEPSTLLLDEPFSALDAFTKIQLQNMLLDLWGSYRPTMVIVTHDIDEALALCDRIIVLKGQPGVVYENLTIRKQKPRSKTDTELVKIKEKILKALEIEKKAEEPTQKAL; this is encoded by the coding sequence GTGAGCTTATCAGTAGAAAATGTGAGCCGAAGCTTTAAAGGGGATATTGCGGTGACAGATGTATCTTTTCAAGCTGAAAAAGGTGAAATCGTTGGTTTGTTAGGAACGAGTGGCTGTGGGAAAAGTACGATTTTACGTGCGATCTCTGGATTAGATACCGGATACGATGGAACAATTCGAATCGATGGAAAAAAGAAACGGTCTGTCACAAAAGATCTCGGCATCATTTTTCAAGAGCCACGCCTCATGCCTTGGTTAACCGTTCTCGAGAACGTTTGTTTCGGTTTAGAAGGTGAAAAAGAAGCAAAGAAGGAAAAAGCGATCAAACTATTAAAACAAGTTGGCTTAAATGGGTTTGAACACTACTATCCGAAGCAACTGTCAGGTGGGATGGCCCAAAGAACAGCCATTGCAAGAGCACTAGTAACTGAGCCATCAACATTACTTTTAGATGAACCATTTAGTGCGTTAGATGCGTTTACGAAAATTCAACTGCAAAATATGCTTCTTGATTTGTGGGGGAGTTATCGTCCAACAATGGTTATTGTCACACATGATATTGATGAAGCTTTGGCACTTTGTGATCGGATTATCGTTTTAAAAGGTCAACCAGGTGTCGTTTATGAAAACCTCACGATTCGCAAGCAAAAACCACGTTCCAAGACGGATACAGAGTTAGTAAAAATAAAAGAGAAAATTTTAAAAGCGTTAGAAATTGAAAAGAAAGCTGAGGAACCTACTCAGAAGGCGCTTTAA
- a CDS encoding ABC transporter permease: MGIPQEEIREKQTEKQANIKKGVQGKGRSTKRASWGTLSLSLLFPTVLLLFWELGTRFGFVNSNLFPAPTTILGTIWSMGVDGSLWQHTGITLYRIFWGFIWGTLIAVVIGSVVGMSKKAETIVDPSVQALRAIPSLAWVPLFILWLGIGEGSKVTLIAVGVFFPVYLNVIGGIHSVDRKLIEVGKAYGLSTFQLVRRIILPASLPSFFIGLRSGLGLGWMFVVAAELMGASQGLGYLLVLGQNTLQPEVILASIILFAILGKVTDTVLKKYQTKALHWQDQMENANAK; the protein is encoded by the coding sequence ATGGGGATTCCTCAAGAGGAAATTCGTGAAAAACAAACGGAAAAACAAGCAAACATAAAAAAGGGCGTTCAAGGAAAAGGGCGATCCACAAAGAGAGCATCTTGGGGAACTCTCAGTTTATCTCTTCTTTTTCCAACGGTTCTTCTCTTGTTTTGGGAGCTAGGGACGAGGTTTGGGTTTGTTAACTCAAATCTCTTTCCAGCCCCTACGACAATTCTCGGTACAATTTGGTCGATGGGAGTAGATGGTAGTCTTTGGCAGCATACTGGAATTACCCTTTATCGTATTTTTTGGGGCTTTATATGGGGCACGCTCATTGCAGTTGTAATCGGTTCGGTCGTTGGGATGAGTAAAAAAGCAGAGACAATCGTTGATCCGTCCGTTCAAGCACTTAGAGCCATTCCATCATTAGCTTGGGTCCCTTTATTTATTTTATGGCTTGGCATTGGGGAAGGTTCAAAAGTCACATTGATCGCTGTCGGTGTGTTTTTCCCAGTTTATTTAAATGTCATCGGTGGGATCCATTCTGTTGATAGAAAGCTCATTGAAGTAGGTAAAGCATACGGGTTATCGACGTTCCAACTCGTTCGCAGAATCATTTTACCGGCATCGCTACCTTCATTTTTTATTGGATTGAGAAGTGGTCTTGGGCTTGGCTGGATGTTTGTTGTTGCCGCGGAATTGATGGGAGCAAGTCAAGGGTTAGGGTACTTACTCGTTCTCGGCCAAAACACGCTACAGCCTGAAGTCATTCTAGCAAGTATCATCTTATTTGCGATTCTCGGAAAAGTAACGGATACGGTTTTAAAGAAGTATCAAACAAAAGCATTACATTGGCAAGATCAAATGGAAAATGCAAACGCGAAATAA
- a CDS encoding aliphatic sulfonate ABC transporter substrate-binding protein, which translates to MITRKHILFLFITVFTLLITAACSSSTSGADEGLPSEITLDYAYYSPTSLVVKEFGWLEEEFAEEGVEIEFVLSQGSNRALEFLNSNSIDFGSTAGAAALMAKGNNAAIKNVYIYSQPEWTALVTSPESNIQSIEDLAGKTVAATLGTDPYIFLVRALNEHGLTVDDVEVINLQHSDGANALATGQVEAWAGLDPHMARQELETGAELFFRETSFNTYGFLNVREQFAEDYPEVVERVIEVYEKARKWVLENPEETVEIMAKEAQMDESVADLQLERNNFANPIPGSEHVDSLTEAGLVLQEAGVMDEEHDIEKLVESLIDPAFAENVID; encoded by the coding sequence ATGATAACACGAAAGCATATATTATTCCTTTTCATTACTGTTTTCACTTTACTGATCACCGCAGCATGTAGCTCCTCTACGTCAGGAGCAGACGAAGGATTACCAAGTGAAATCACGTTAGATTATGCCTATTATTCACCGACTAGTTTAGTAGTGAAAGAGTTTGGTTGGTTAGAAGAAGAATTTGCAGAAGAGGGCGTAGAAATTGAATTTGTTTTAAGTCAAGGGAGCAATCGAGCACTTGAATTTTTAAACAGTAATAGCATTGATTTTGGCTCAACAGCTGGAGCGGCAGCCCTTATGGCTAAAGGAAACAATGCAGCGATAAAAAATGTTTATATTTACTCTCAGCCAGAGTGGACGGCACTAGTGACATCGCCTGAGTCAAACATTCAATCGATCGAAGATTTAGCAGGAAAAACAGTTGCTGCAACGCTTGGAACTGACCCTTACATTTTCTTAGTTCGCGCGTTAAATGAGCACGGTTTAACAGTAGATGATGTGGAAGTTATCAACTTACAACATAGTGATGGGGCGAATGCTTTAGCAACAGGTCAAGTCGAAGCATGGGCAGGTCTTGACCCTCACATGGCTCGTCAAGAATTAGAAACAGGTGCTGAGTTGTTTTTTAGGGAAACGAGTTTTAATACGTACGGTTTTTTGAATGTGCGAGAGCAGTTTGCTGAAGATTATCCAGAAGTAGTTGAAAGAGTCATCGAGGTTTATGAAAAAGCGCGTAAATGGGTGTTAGAAAACCCAGAAGAAACGGTTGAAATAATGGCAAAAGAAGCACAAATGGATGAGTCAGTTGCAGATTTACAGCTTGAAAGAAATAACTTTGCAAATCCTATTCCTGGAAGTGAGCATGTCGACAGTTTGACAGAAGCGGGCCTAGTTTTACAAGAAGCAGGTGTCATGGATGAGGAGCATGATATCGAGAAGTTAGTCGAGTCATTAATCGATCCTGCATTTGCTGAAAATGTCATTGACTAA
- a CDS encoding PLP-dependent aspartate aminotransferase family protein, giving the protein MSNNQNFETYNLETVALHGGQAPDPTTGSRAVPIYQTSSYVFHDTDHAESLFSLDEPGNIYSRIGNPTVDVFEKRIALLEEGVASVATASGMAGIALSIFNIASAGDEIVAATNLYGGTYNLFSITLPRYGINVRFVDPTDPQNFKDAINDKTKAVFAETIGNPSLHVLDIEGVADVAHEAGIPLIIDNTFATPYVCKPIALGADIVIHSATKWIGGHGTSIGGVVVDGGRFNWQSEKFPQFTEPDQSYNGVVYAKDFGTLAFATKFRVQLLRDFGACLSPFNAFQLLQGLETLHLRVERHNENALKLAKYLEDHPAVEWVAYPGLESHPSHELATEVLQHGYGSIVNFGIKGGREAGRTLIDNISLWSHLANVGDAKSLIIHPATTTHQQLSAEDLVTTGVTEDLVRLSVGIENVEDLYKDLDQALQKATGQGNANNKVINDEGVIKWALGTPNLTETKNGEEVQRQKTLAIVGLSSNPARPSHRLARKMQRLGYKVIPVNPRETEVLGEKAYPDLKSIEGPIDIAQIFRSPDAAVELAKEAAVVQPKIFWLQEGVVSEKAAVIAKESGIDVVHNRCTYKEAQRLRGTISTFACEI; this is encoded by the coding sequence ATGAGTAACAATCAAAACTTTGAAACTTATAACTTAGAAACAGTGGCTTTACACGGAGGGCAGGCACCAGATCCAACGACAGGTTCACGAGCTGTCCCGATTTATCAAACGAGTTCATACGTTTTCCATGATACGGATCATGCAGAAAGTCTTTTTTCACTTGATGAGCCTGGTAACATTTATAGCCGTATTGGAAATCCGACTGTCGACGTTTTTGAAAAACGAATTGCCCTATTAGAAGAAGGAGTCGCATCTGTTGCAACAGCGTCAGGAATGGCCGGCATTGCACTATCCATTTTTAACATTGCAAGTGCTGGCGATGAAATTGTTGCAGCAACAAACCTTTATGGTGGTACGTACAATTTGTTTTCGATCACTTTACCACGATACGGAATTAACGTTCGTTTTGTAGATCCAACAGACCCACAAAACTTTAAAGATGCGATTAATGACAAAACGAAAGCTGTTTTTGCTGAAACGATTGGAAACCCGAGTCTCCACGTTTTAGACATTGAAGGAGTCGCTGATGTTGCGCATGAAGCAGGAATTCCACTCATTATTGATAACACGTTTGCAACACCTTATGTGTGTAAGCCGATCGCTCTAGGAGCAGACATCGTCATTCACTCCGCAACAAAATGGATTGGTGGTCATGGAACATCGATTGGTGGAGTGGTTGTTGATGGTGGACGATTTAACTGGCAGTCAGAAAAGTTTCCGCAATTTACAGAGCCAGATCAAAGCTACAATGGCGTTGTTTACGCAAAAGATTTCGGAACATTAGCATTTGCCACAAAATTTAGAGTTCAGTTACTCCGTGACTTTGGGGCTTGCTTAAGTCCATTTAACGCTTTTCAGCTATTACAAGGATTAGAAACACTTCACCTTAGAGTAGAGCGACACAATGAAAATGCGTTAAAACTTGCGAAGTATTTAGAAGATCATCCTGCAGTAGAATGGGTTGCTTACCCAGGTTTAGAATCTCACCCGTCGCATGAATTAGCGACTGAAGTATTACAGCACGGTTATGGATCAATCGTTAACTTTGGTATTAAAGGCGGCCGTGAAGCAGGAAGAACACTTATTGACAACATTTCACTTTGGTCACATTTAGCAAATGTCGGGGATGCGAAGAGTTTAATCATTCATCCAGCAACGACGACACACCAGCAATTATCTGCTGAGGACCTTGTGACAACAGGGGTAACAGAAGACCTTGTCCGTCTATCTGTTGGAATCGAAAACGTGGAAGATTTATATAAAGACTTAGATCAAGCTTTGCAAAAAGCGACCGGTCAAGGAAACGCAAACAATAAAGTAATTAACGATGAAGGGGTTATTAAGTGGGCACTCGGCACACCTAATCTGACAGAAACAAAAAATGGCGAAGAAGTGCAGCGTCAAAAAACGTTAGCGATCGTCGGACTTAGTTCCAACCCAGCGCGTCCAAGTCACCGTCTTGCTCGTAAAATGCAAAGACTTGGCTATAAAGTGATACCAGTAAACCCTCGCGAAACTGAAGTGTTAGGAGAAAAAGCGTATCCAGATCTAAAAAGTATTGAAGGTCCAATTGATATTGCACAAATTTTTAGAAGTCCTGATGCAGCAGTGGAACTTGCAAAAGAAGCCGCTGTCGTTCAGCCGAAAATCTTTTGGTTACAAGAAGGAGTTGTTTCAGAAAAGGCAGCTGTTATAGCAAAAGAATCAGGAATTGATGTTGTGCATAACCGCTGCACATATAAAGAGGCCCAACGATTAAGAGGGACGATTTCCACATTTGCATGTGAAATATAA